Within the Streptomyces sp. NBC_00554 genome, the region GCGTCTCGCGGCTCATCTGCGGGCCGTTCATGATGTCGCGCACCGACTTGTCGACTGGTTGGAGGAGTGGCAGCCGGCACTGCGCTTCGACCGCGATGCCGTGCTCTTTGGGGCCGCCACGCATGACGTAGGGAAGACGGCGCACGTCGGTGAACTGTCCGGGCCCGGCTCCGCGCACGAGGAGGCCGGACGTGAACTGCTGCTGGCCCAGGGCGTCAGCGCCGAGCTGGCCCGGTTCGCGGGGACCCACGCGGCCTGGACCGGGCCGGACATCGGGATCGAGGATCTGCTGGTGAGCGTGGCCGACAAGATCTGGAAGAACAAGCGGGTCCAGGAGCTGGAGGATCTCGTGGTGGCTCGGCTGGCCGAGGCGAGTGGACGGACGAGGTGGGAGGAGTTCCTGGCGTTCGACGACGTCCTCGGGGTCCTCGGTGACGGAGCGGACCAGCGGTTGGCTTTCCAGGCGTCCTATCCGGTGCGCCGGGCCCATTGAGACCGGCCCACTGAGAACTGGCCCACTGAGACCGGCCCACTGAGACCGGCCCGTTGAAACCGGCCCATTGAAAGCAGAAGGGCGACACGATGGCGACCGAGGCGGCTCCGGGCACTGCGGTCCCGGATCACGTGCGTATCCCCGACACGAAGGCCGGGGGCACGGTCATTCTGCTCAACGGCACGTCCAGCTCCGGGAAGAGCAGCATCGCCCGGGAACTGCTCGGCGTTCTCGACGGGACGTGGTTCCACATGCCGGTGGACGTCTTCCATTCCATGCGGGGCGGCAGTGAGTTGGCCGACGGCGATCTTCAGGCGGAGATCGACCGCACGGTCAAGGGCTTCCACCGGGCCGTCGCGGGTATGGCGGCCGGTGGCAACAACGTCGTCGTCGACCATCCGCTGAGTCGTCGTTGGCGGTTGCTCGATCTTCTCGACCTGCTCGTGCCCGGGGACACCGTTCTGGTCGGGGTGCGCTGTCCGCTGCCCGAGCTGGAGCGGCGTGAGGCCGAGCGCGGGGACCGGCAGCGGGGGCTGGCCGCCATGCAGTACGACGCGGTCCACTCCCACGAACTGCATGACCTCGACGTCGACACCAGTCTTCAGAGCCCGCTGGAATGCGCTCTTCGCGTACGGGACTTCCTGGCGGACCGCCCGCGACCCACGGCCTTCGAGACGCTCCGGCGGACTCTGCGTACACCTCGCAATCCTCCGAATCCTCCGAAGGCGGACTGAGCCTTCGCGTTCACACCGGGTCCTCGTGGGCGTGCTTCAGGCTCGCGCGGGCGTCGACCGTTTCCGCGGGGATGACCTCCGACCAGAAGCGGTGGCAGCTCACGAACACGGCGAGTTCGCGCTCGCGCTGTCGGAGCTTCTCCACCTCGGCCTGTTCGTCCGCCGTCCAGCCGGGGGAGGCGGGCCGTTCCACCTTGCGCCAGCCGTTGGTGTCGCTGAAGCCGTCCAGGGGCTCGACCGACCAGGGGAGACGCTTCAGCAGGGCCAGTAGCTCGGCCCGGACCTGATGCAGCTCCTCCTGACCGGCCAGGAGGTCACTCGGAAAGTCATAGGTCGCAGCCACACGGCAATGGTACGCCTGTTCGATTTTGGGATGCGAGTTCCTTCCGGGACTTCACGCGAACGGGTGTGGCCGAGCCCTCGCGAACGGCAGGCCGCCGTCCGGCTACCGTGGGGGCTGCGGCCGCTGGAAAACGGGGTGCGGGGGTGCGGGGCCGACGCCTAGCGTGTCGGCCATGCGCGTCGTCTTCACCAAGGGCCCCGGTACGAGTTACGACATCTCGGTGCACCGCGAGAGCGGCGCGGCGCTGGCCCCGCGCAACGGTCCCGGCGGACATCCCTACCTGCCGCACGACCTGGTCCACTTCCTGGTCGAGGCGGAGGCAGGGATCAGGCTCGGGGTGTACGGGCGACTGGCCGCCGGTGACAACGGCCTGTTCTGGCCCGCGGACCCCGCCGAACGGAACAAGGCGGCACGCCGCCGCAAGTCGAAGCCGGTTCAGCCGTCCCCGCAGGCGCGGGCGGACATGGCGCGCTCGGAGGAGCTGGCGGGCATCGCCGTGCCGGTCTGGGAGGTACGCCGCGGCCACGCGAAGACCCTCCCCGCGTATGTACGCGCCGACGAGCTCCCCCCGGTCGTCGACCGCATCGTGACCCGCCTCGACGAGCACGCGGACCGCTGGCACGCCCTGCCGGTGGGCGGCTCCCTCGAACTCACCTGGTAGGCCCGAGCCACTCGACCCTGCGGGGGCAGGACCCCTGCGCACCCGCCCCGCAGCTCGAGCCGACCGAAAGGCGACCGCAGGCTCAACCGGCCGCCGCGCCGAACCACTTGGGCAGGTGGCCGAGCAGATCCCGCTGGTCGTCACCGACCCACGCCACGTGGCCGTCCGGCCGCAACAGCACTGCGGGTGCGTCCAGTTCCTCGCTGACGTCGACGACGTGGTCGACCCGGTCCGCCCAACCCGCCACCGAAAGGCGGCCGGTCTGGTCGAGCAGCAGTCCGCGGCCGCCGTGCGTCAGCTCATAGAGGCGGCCCTGCTTCAGCTTCACGTCCCGCATCCGCCGGCCGAGCAGTTCGTGGCCCTCGCCGAAGTCGTAGCGGATCTCGACCGCGGTGATCATCCCGGTCACGTACCGGTTCACCTCCTCGAAGTCCATCAGCTTCGAGAACAGCTCCCGCAGCGCGGTCGCACCCGCGTCGGCCCCAAGGAGCGTGATCTGCGCGCGGGTGTTGTCCAGCACGCGGGCGCCCACCGGGTGCCGTTCGGTGTGGTAACTGTCCAACAGCCCTTCCGGAGCCCAGCCGTTGACTGCGGCGGCCAGCTTCCAGCCGAGGTTGAACGCGTCCTGCACACCGAGGTTGAGCCCCTGTCCGCCGGTCGGCGGGTGGATGTGCGCCGCGTCGCCGGCCAGCAGCACCCGGCCGACCCGGTAGCGCTCGGCCTGCCGGGTGGCGTCGCCGAACCGGGACAGCCAGCGCGGCGAGTGGACGCCGAAGTCGGTGCCGGCGAACGCCCGCAGCTGCTTCTTGAAGTCGTCGAGGGTCGGCTCGGCGGCACGGTCCTCGGTCACCCCGTCGGCGGGCACGACGACGCGGCACACCCCGTTCTCATCGGGTGGGGCGACGCCGAACCGCAGTTGGGTCTTGTGGACCTCCTCGACGGTGGCGGCGATCGTCGCCGGATCCTCGGTCACCTCCATTTCCCCGAGCAGCGTCTCGACCTTGGCGGGCTCGCCGGGGAAACCGACGCCGAGCAGCTTGCGCACCGCACTGCGGCCGCCGTCGGCCCCGACGAGGTAGCGCGAGCGCAACCGCGTACCGTCCGCCAGCTCGACGGTCACTCCGGCCCCGTCTTCGTCCCCGTCGTCCTCGGACTGGCTCAGCCCGACCACTTCGCAGCCGCGCCTGATCTCCGTACCGAGTTCGAGGGCACGCTCGTTGAGCAGCCGTTCGGTGAGCGGCTGCGGGGTGGCGACGCCGTACGGGTGAGCCGTGTCCAACCGGTCCGGCCACGGCTTCGCGATGCCGCCGAAGAGACCGCCGACCTGGAACTTCTCGCTCACCGCGAGGAATCGGTCGAGCAGGCCGCGCTGGTCCATCATCTCGACGCTGCGCGCGTGCAGGCCCTGCCCGCGGGACTGCGTGGTCGGCTCGGTCAACTTCTCCAGCACGACCACCTGCACGTCGTGCAGCCGCAACTCGGCGGCCAGCATCAAGCCGGTCGGTCCGCCGCCGACCACGATCACGTCAATCATCGATACACCCGTTCAACGAAACTGGTTTTCGGCCCGGCCGACCCGCGCAAATCCGGAGGCACGCGCTCCGAAAATCTGCCATTTCCGCAGGTCCTGGCCTTGGCCGACCATTCTGCGACACCACCCGGGCCTTGCCGCAAGCCCCCCGGTGCGCTATACGTTGAGAAGGGCAAGGAGTACGAACTCTCCTTGCCCTTCGTCGTGCAGTGGTCTCTTGGCTCAGCCCAAGGTGCGGACGAACACATCCCCGATCAGGTTCGTGTCATCGGGGACCAGGCCGGGGTAGTAGGAGTCGAAGACCACCGTCGACTCGTCCGCGCTGAGCGCCGCTCGCCCCACGGTGACGGGACTGCCGTCCTGCCCCGGCGACAGCAATTCCTCGTGGCCGGCGGGCAGATCGCGCAGGATCAGCCCCAGCGACCTGCGGTCCGCGTCCGCCGTGTTCAGGAGCAGCTTCGAGCCGTTCACCGACAGGTCCGAGACCAGGGTGAGATCGGTGGGGGACCGACCGTCGTACCGCTGGAGCGTGCCCGTGCACAGATCACGTACGAAGGCGTTCCAGCCGTTGTTCGGGTCGGCGTCCGGGACCAGGTTGGTGGCCTGCGAGTTGAAGCCGACCTTGGAGCCGTCGGCGCTGAGCACCGGAGCGATCGCCGACATGTCGGCCGGCCCACCGTCATGGGTGGCATCCGCCTGCACGGTCCGCCCGGTCACCCGGTCGTACACCAGGATGTCGCCCTGGTCGTCGGCGGCCGGCCCGGAGTAGCCCTCCAGATAGGCGACCTTGCGGCCGTTGGCGCTCATCGAGATCTGCTGGCACTGGTGGAAGTTCTTGGAGCCGTCCGAGGGCCGGCTGACCCGCTGCACCTGCTGCGTCCGGCGGTCAAGGAGCATGATCCGGCAGGCGAACGCGCCGTGTTCGTCGACCGTGGGGCGGGCGACGAAGGCGACGTACCGTCCATTCGCGCTGATCGGGGCGATGCCGTACGACACTTGGTAGCCCTCGTCCATCGCGGGCGCCAAGCGTTCGATCAGCCCGGTGTGCAGGTCCATGACGTGCACGGAGGAGGTCGCGGTCGTGGCCGAGTACGAGGTGAAGGTCAGGTAGCGCCCCGACTCGGACAGTTGGGGCGTCGACGTCGTCTCGCCGGGCACCACCACACGCTGCAGCGGTGCGCCCGGAGCCGTCCGGTAGAAGACGTTGTTCCGCACGTCCGTACCGGCCACCAGGTTGGTCGCCGTCGACGCGAAGGCGACGACGCGTCCGTCCGCGCTGACCACCGGATCCACCGAGTGACTGTTTCCGCCGGTGCCGTCTGGGGCCACGCTGATCCGTTCGGTGCTCGGGACCAGGTCGTCGCTCGCCGCCCCCGCGGGCGAGGCGAGACAGGAGACGGCGACCGCCAGCACGGCGGTCAGGGTGATGCGTAAGGAAGGTCTCATCAGGTGGCTCCCCCTTCGGCGGGGGACGGCCACAGCCGCCCCCCGTATCCCGTGCCCCCGGCCCTGCGCAGAGGACTCACAAGGATTCACGCGATGAAAGCGCGCCACCTGCCAAGGGTCAATGCATCGGTATCCGATGGGTCCGACGCCTTTCAGACGTGTCCAGGGGTCGTGACGCGCAGGTCGAGGAGCTGTTGGGTGTGCCCTGGTACGTGGTTCTCGGCGAGGCCGGTGATGAGGCTTGCGAGGGGAATCGGCTGGTCCACGACGAGGGTGTCGTTGGACAGGAGGAGCGAGGGCACCAGGACCGAGGCGGCTTCCTCGTTGAGCTGATCGGCGATGTCGCACAGGACGGCGGCCTGGCTTCGGACGTGACTCATCAGGGCTGCCCTGTCCGCGTGTTCGGCGATGATCCGGTCGAGGTTCCAGGTGTCGAGGGAGACCCGGTTGTCGAAGGTGGGTCGCGAGCCGGCGACGACGCCGAGCGCAACCGCTGCGGTCGCGGCATCGACGCTGAGGAGATGGGCCAGGATCTGGTCGGCGTTCCATCCGCCGTCGTCCGCGTCGCCGAGGTCGGGGAGAGCCGCCGCGTCGAGCAGGCTGTCGTAGGCGCTGCGAAGTGCTGACGAGTCCATGAGTTGTGTCCTTTCGGTCGGGCTGTGTCGACTGCCCTTTCAGTCGGGCCGTTTCAACCGCCCTTTTGGTCGGGCTGTGTCGACCCCGAATCCCGCTCCGCCGCCTCGGCGACGCGTTTGATGTTCGCCAGGCGCCGGTCCCAGTCGGCGGCGAGTGAGGCCATCCACCGTGCCGTCGTGTCGAGCGCCGCGGGCCGGACCGCGTACCGGACCTCGCGTCCGACCCTGCTGCCGGAGACCAGTCCGGCGGCGTCCAGGACGGCGAGGTGCTTGACCACCGCCTGCCGGGAGACGGGAAGCCGTTCGGCGAGTGTCGTCGCGGTGGCCTCGCCCTGTGCGGCGAGCAGGTCGAGCAACTGACGTCGCGTCGGGTCGGCCAGCGCGCCGAGGACGCTGTCGACGGCCTCGGCGGCGCCGGTACGTTCTGCGGTCACGTGGACGGCTGTTCCGCGCGCGTCTTGAGCGCGTCGAGCTCCAGGGGCCAGCCTTCGCTGTGGTCCTTGAGGTTCTGACTGCGCAGTTCCTCGGACCCGGCCAGCGCCGCGAACCCGCTCTCGACGACGCGCAGCCGCGTCTGGTCGCCCTCCTGGGTCAATGTGAACTCCACGAGGGTGCTGTTGTCCTCGCGCAGCTCTTCTCCAGGGAACGCGCTGGTCCAGCGGTACGCCAGGTACGTCGGCGGCTCGACCTTCTCCACGCGCACCGGGAAGTCGCCGTGCTCTGCGTTCTTCGCCACCATCGTCTCGCCCTCCTTGGCCACGGTGCCGGGCAGACTCGCCTTGTCGGCCACCCAGAACCCGGGTTGGGCCACCAGCGACCAGACCCGCTCCAGGGGTGCCGAGATAAGGGTTTCGCGTTCGATTCGGTCCGAGCTCATGAGCTGACTCCGTTCATCGCCGCCATTGACTTGCAACCCCAGAGTTGCACAACGGGGCCCTAGGCGCAACCCACCGGTTGCACTTCGCGAGGAGGTGGCATCAGCCCAGACTGTTCAGTTTCAACTGGACAGTCCAGACTGAATAAATTAGCTTGGTGGCATGGACAAAGACGGTGGCGTGGACAAAGGCATCGAGGCCCCCGAGGGCATCTCCGGGTCCGCCGCCCGCGCCGCACTCGATCTGCGCGTGGCGTTCAGCCGGCTGCGGCGGCGGATCAGGGAGGTCTCCGAGACGGACGACCTCACGCCTTCGCAGGTGTCCGCGCTCACCCTGGTGAGCAAGAGCGGGGCCGCCACGGCCAGCGCGCTCGCGGCCGCCGAGGGGGTCCGCCCGCAGTCGATGGCCACCACCCTCGCCGCACTCGACGAGCAGGGGCTGATCGAGCGCAGCCCGGATCCGAACGACGGCCGGCGTCAGCTCGTCACGCTGACCGACGCCGGCCGCGAGCGCGTCGAGGGCACCCGGCAGGCCCGCGAGGAGTGGCTGGCCCGGGCCTTCCAGGACCGCTGCACGGAGGCCGAGCGGCAGACCGTCGTCGAGGCGATGGCCGTACTGGAACGGCTCACCCGGCAGTGATACCGAAACTCGCCCGCTCCACCAGGCCGCCGCGCGCGGCCCCGACGGGCTTCGACCGGCGCCTGATCGCCCCGATGGTCCTCGGTTCCGTACTCAACCCGGTCAACTCCTCGATGATCGCGGTGGCGTTGGTGCCGATCGGGGCCGCCTTCGGGGCGCCGCCCTCGGAGACGGCGTGGCTCGTCTCCGCGCTCTACCTCGCCACCGCCGTCGGCCAGCCCGTCATCGGGCGGCTGGTCGACACGTACGGACCCCGTCGCCTCTACCTCATCGGTACGGGGCTGGTCGGGATCGCCGGAATCCTCGGTGCCATCGCCCCCTCCCTGGGCGTGCTGATCGCCGCCCGGGTGCTGCTCGGATTCGGTACGTCGGCCGCGTATCCCGCGTCCATGTACCTCACCCGGAGCGAGGCCGAGCGCACCGGGCACGACAGCCCGACCGGCGTCCTGACCGCGCTCTCGGTCGCCAACCAGAGTGTCGTCGTCATCGGCCCCACACTGGGCGGACTGCTCATCGGCGCGGGCGGCTGGCGGATCGTCTTCA harbors:
- a CDS encoding HD domain-containing protein is translated as MTPPDLLLRALHDAGNPPLRPLPDRVAELLRKLDAPPRLAAHLRAVHDVAHRLVDWLEEWQPALRFDRDAVLFGAATHDVGKTAHVGELSGPGSAHEEAGRELLLAQGVSAELARFAGTHAAWTGPDIGIEDLLVSVADKIWKNKRVQELEDLVVARLAEASGRTRWEEFLAFDDVLGVLGDGADQRLAFQASYPVRRAH
- a CDS encoding AAA family ATPase, which gives rise to MATEAAPGTAVPDHVRIPDTKAGGTVILLNGTSSSGKSSIARELLGVLDGTWFHMPVDVFHSMRGGSELADGDLQAEIDRTVKGFHRAVAGMAAGGNNVVVDHPLSRRWRLLDLLDLLVPGDTVLVGVRCPLPELERREAERGDRQRGLAAMQYDAVHSHELHDLDVDTSLQSPLECALRVRDFLADRPRPTAFETLRRTLRTPRNPPNPPKAD
- the rox gene encoding rifampin monooxygenase; this translates as MIDVIVVGGGPTGLMLAAELRLHDVQVVVLEKLTEPTTQSRGQGLHARSVEMMDQRGLLDRFLAVSEKFQVGGLFGGIAKPWPDRLDTAHPYGVATPQPLTERLLNERALELGTEIRRGCEVVGLSQSEDDGDEDGAGVTVELADGTRLRSRYLVGADGGRSAVRKLLGVGFPGEPAKVETLLGEMEVTEDPATIAATVEEVHKTQLRFGVAPPDENGVCRVVVPADGVTEDRAAEPTLDDFKKQLRAFAGTDFGVHSPRWLSRFGDATRQAERYRVGRVLLAGDAAHIHPPTGGQGLNLGVQDAFNLGWKLAAAVNGWAPEGLLDSYHTERHPVGARVLDNTRAQITLLGADAGATALRELFSKLMDFEEVNRYVTGMITAVEIRYDFGEGHELLGRRMRDVKLKQGRLYELTHGGRGLLLDQTGRLSVAGWADRVDHVVDVSEELDAPAVLLRPDGHVAWVGDDQRDLLGHLPKWFGAAAG
- a CDS encoding TolB family protein; this translates as MRPSLRITLTAVLAVAVSCLASPAGAASDDLVPSTERISVAPDGTGGNSHSVDPVVSADGRVVAFASTATNLVAGTDVRNNVFYRTAPGAPLQRVVVPGETTSTPQLSESGRYLTFTSYSATTATSSVHVMDLHTGLIERLAPAMDEGYQVSYGIAPISANGRYVAFVARPTVDEHGAFACRIMLLDRRTQQVQRVSRPSDGSKNFHQCQQISMSANGRKVAYLEGYSGPAADDQGDILVYDRVTGRTVQADATHDGGPADMSAIAPVLSADGSKVGFNSQATNLVPDADPNNGWNAFVRDLCTGTLQRYDGRSPTDLTLVSDLSVNGSKLLLNTADADRRSLGLILRDLPAGHEELLSPGQDGSPVTVGRAALSADESTVVFDSYYPGLVPDDTNLIGDVFVRTLG
- a CDS encoding ArsR/SmtB family transcription factor, giving the protein MTAERTGAAEAVDSVLGALADPTRRQLLDLLAAQGEATATTLAERLPVSRQAVVKHLAVLDAAGLVSGSRVGREVRYAVRPAALDTTARWMASLAADWDRRLANIKRVAEAAERDSGSTQPDQKGG
- a CDS encoding SRPBCC domain-containing protein; translated protein: MSSDRIERETLISAPLERVWSLVAQPGFWVADKASLPGTVAKEGETMVAKNAEHGDFPVRVEKVEPPTYLAYRWTSAFPGEELREDNSTLVEFTLTQEGDQTRLRVVESGFAALAGSEELRSQNLKDHSEGWPLELDALKTRAEQPST
- a CDS encoding MarR family winged helix-turn-helix transcriptional regulator, coding for MDKDGGVDKGIEAPEGISGSAARAALDLRVAFSRLRRRIREVSETDDLTPSQVSALTLVSKSGAATASALAAAEGVRPQSMATTLAALDEQGLIERSPDPNDGRRQLVTLTDAGRERVEGTRQAREEWLARAFQDRCTEAERQTVVEAMAVLERLTRQ